From the Limosilactobacillus panis genome, one window contains:
- a CDS encoding phage tail protein → MISPLEALENYRYTYFGFQSHPTAKEPWQATPMMAVSDNLVQWTEVTGFDKLEGLRDGYVKKIGDYYYIIGTGGFYKTNDFISFTPIDNLKKGDFKDLWAPEIFQDNDGNYHIIYSAGDSSTGEMNIYLANFDPKEDKITVQNQPVSFYVDDIDNSWRIDPDITVIHGIYYLTLAGNYVFSSNDYIGPYQKFPVNFAPTPQKFGPHDSLIDGWVEGPNMFVDGNSVRLFADQTDGNGLVFRTATVDDMFDWTGIEKTHCSFKMRHGSIIVNDTITAEVPTEVDKAPKIDKKMTIQGLHAKQAVALTCYMRNSFQWQYEDNQTNQIQFVAYDDGSPSFAYIANESTITFNNDLFIIKNVEEDDNGANLYTVTAIQYVNSEIGRVRQRNVRTGTLTYTVDAVLDYFLNDKIANPFGFTYHVFGDFDSQQIENLGACSGKDMISKIIETWPGTIIFPKGKTINVYARDAFKKNYGRRIVYKYHSSDMKLTEDSTNIVNQVLAIGATKENNDNDTDNQNGGSSNTNNGTNANSNGTPANNPQPAQPTVTPGASLDSAEAFGKSPINSDFGVNKDAMLKDFAARDHRVHAWGVDVNRLYDTVKAQGISPEWFFAYDLTEQDPMSWSWLNHFGNRLPDPYQDAIRVCNWIKQWAYSDGFTPASGFGAYASPQMTAQWNQEFGKGTIGRLYLQGTAAAVMEIANENPGRYGRPLALCVSMIKGWGGHSHG, encoded by the coding sequence ATGATTTCACCACTAGAAGCTTTAGAAAATTATCGCTATACCTATTTTGGATTTCAGTCACACCCGACCGCTAAAGAACCGTGGCAAGCTACTCCGATGATGGCTGTATCTGATAACTTGGTGCAATGGACAGAAGTAACTGGCTTTGATAAACTCGAAGGTCTCCGTGACGGTTACGTCAAGAAGATCGGCGACTACTATTACATTATTGGGACTGGTGGTTTTTACAAGACTAACGACTTTATTAGTTTTACTCCCATCGATAACTTGAAAAAGGGTGACTTCAAAGACTTGTGGGCACCGGAAATCTTCCAAGATAATGATGGTAATTACCACATTATTTATAGTGCTGGCGATTCAAGTACTGGCGAAATGAACATTTATTTAGCCAATTTTGACCCTAAAGAAGACAAAATAACTGTACAGAACCAGCCAGTTAGCTTTTATGTTGATGATATTGATAATTCGTGGCGCATTGACCCGGACATCACGGTAATCCATGGGATTTATTACCTGACACTGGCTGGAAACTATGTTTTCAGTTCAAACGACTATATCGGGCCTTACCAGAAATTTCCAGTAAACTTCGCACCGACTCCGCAAAAATTTGGGCCTCATGATAGCCTGATTGATGGTTGGGTCGAAGGGCCGAATATGTTTGTAGACGGTAACTCCGTAAGGCTGTTTGCTGATCAAACTGATGGAAATGGCTTGGTTTTCCGTACTGCTACAGTTGATGACATGTTCGATTGGACCGGGATTGAAAAGACACATTGTTCCTTCAAGATGAGACATGGTTCTATCATCGTTAATGACACCATTACGGCAGAAGTCCCTACTGAAGTTGATAAAGCGCCGAAAATTGATAAGAAGATGACCATTCAAGGGCTACACGCTAAACAGGCAGTAGCCCTTACTTGTTACATGCGGAATTCTTTTCAGTGGCAATACGAAGATAATCAGACCAATCAGATTCAATTTGTTGCTTATGACGATGGTTCACCGTCTTTTGCTTATATTGCTAATGAGTCAACGATTACTTTCAATAATGACTTGTTCATTATTAAGAATGTGGAAGAGGATGACAACGGCGCTAATCTGTATACTGTTACCGCCATTCAGTATGTCAACTCCGAAATCGGGCGGGTCCGTCAACGAAACGTCCGAACCGGTACATTGACGTACACGGTTGATGCAGTGCTGGATTATTTCTTAAATGATAAGATTGCTAACCCCTTCGGCTTTACTTACCACGTTTTTGGCGATTTTGATAGTCAGCAGATTGAAAACTTAGGCGCCTGCTCTGGCAAGGATATGATCAGTAAAATCATCGAAACTTGGCCAGGCACAATCATCTTTCCAAAGGGTAAGACGATTAATGTCTACGCCCGTGACGCCTTCAAGAAGAACTACGGGCGTCGAATCGTTTACAAGTATCACTCATCTGATATGAAGCTAACTGAGGACTCGACTAACATCGTTAACCAAGTCTTAGCCATCGGTGCTACTAAGGAAAACAACGACAATGACACTGATAATCAGAATGGTGGTAGTAGTAATACGAACAATGGTACTAATGCTAACAGCAATGGCACTCCTGCTAATAATCCACAGCCGGCTCAACCGACCGTAACACCTGGTGCCAGCTTGGATAGTGCTGAAGCGTTTGGCAAGTCACCAATTAATTCTGACTTTGGGGTCAACAAAGATGCTATGCTAAAAGACTTTGCAGCCCGTGATCATCGTGTTCATGCTTGGGGCGTTGATGTAAATCGTCTTTATGACACCGTTAAAGCACAAGGTATTAGTCCTGAATGGTTCTTTGCTTATGACTTAACAGAGCAGGATCCAATGAGTTGGTCGTGGCTAAATCACTTTGGCAATCGGCTTCCTGATCCTTATCAAGATGCCATTCGTGTATGTAATTGGATTAAACAATGGGCTTATAGTGACGGCTTTACTCCTGCTAGTGGGTTTGGCGCATATGCAAGCCCACAAATGACGGCTCAATGGAATCAAG
- a CDS encoding tape measure protein, whose product MAKVSNIMATKVALDMVEASTSVRNLTTVVNSATQAWKANEANMRAAGDYAGAAKAKYEGLGNAISAQRDKIEALERKQSEMNNVDQKTADQYLELRSKLNEYREEMDKLDTTTEKGQARYKELNEAITRTKQQLDSLDTGTVKSAEQFLKYGQEVDRAKAKLASLQAQQQRAAQQVDLENSGIIRLNATMRAQGALASATAERLRSEGQNYQAMTVEINNLRSRLDTLRTIQRSEVQLLDSTRSRMGETSTEYLKQAARVQDLGTKIQNTRSQINQLNETMRRTPTGWLGNLSARLDSISGQANRVSTTFGRIFGATVAANLFTNALGSISARMGDLIRSGVEYNVEQNKMLATWTTLTGSAGKADPMIGSINKMAQATGQNVDVVNELEQGFYHLNSSKSQADGMTSSLLNMADAVGLNGEQIKAVEQDMVHGMATGKITQGELNQIGQYFPMIDEAMAKHFHTTVAGMRQMAKAGKITSKDLQDVFESLGNGKYKKAAENMMNSYFGVFRTIRARTPQLIGDVTRPFMKISNPFLQSVRKWVNDKSTDTEFQRLGNQMARSMNQIIKAFGGNNVSATKLMDNAIRNLTSGVRQFGDIVAAHHTQIANFFRAFKTGSAAQAKLFIAVFADLSKVLLPVLNLMARFPKTSAALITSMILASRAVRTLQAGIKGFETLKVASQAIRAFSGHLRNIPTRKITRIQVDGAESTRDLQAYSNRLDRVPKQKSTRVTAETTQANQRLNSVERKAQRVPKNVNVRATANTAQATTNLTRLGARSMASGTNAMRGMTLVARGATVARAGLSLIGGPAGALSLVVMGFQALYQHNAKFRRFCNRIAAGARSMAGKVGRWFGNMARTAGRHISTMTRSWQRGHQNMVRQQQRSSRQQERASRQKWNRLGRNTQRGLSNISRRQQQAARRQTRLQIQASRQQQRAVQQMWRRMGRTIQQGWNRSLRFARRGIQQQQRLHQRHTRLVDRLHSRLWRNLGRYVTQGWNRSNRLTRQGVRQKLAQHRTMSSRIALFNSNMWKNILDTSTSGTASHLQIHKNGLASINGAWTSMWSSLRDFFGKIWDAIKNLAEDGMNAVISVINGGIGAIDTVWNFFTGHGSGIGKLGKVHFAQGGVVHRSLSVVNDGPGSNWKELMQFPDGSWGMSQQRNATLMLPVGTRVYNGDETKGIMNAAGIEHYADGGVVGVQHFAGGGFVRNLENWIGHFGDAMGGLGEKFRSMEDFLEEPIQKIKGVVQNAVGGDYSQIGHWGELAHGEWNKITDNMEHWVRHTITDFLYSFENKALSQDMMRAAATINKVKPSDGFFGMLWQVIMSESGGRNVVQQVHDVNSGGNEAAGILQYTPGTFAKYALPGHGNRMNAFDELLAFFNNTDWLASIGSTIIRGVSKIDWLHSGPQGGRRDSFWPHFAEGGLATQPSVFGEAGAEMAIPLDSMKSSRAWQLMKQVVNYYAGTENTSSNSSSPADLTKLEKKFDALLAQNQTMLSLIDKLIGVTDSANNPTRRYRREARDISLAQAQSFRN is encoded by the coding sequence ATGGCTAAAGTAAGTAATATTATGGCGACTAAGGTTGCCTTAGATATGGTTGAAGCTAGTACTTCAGTCCGTAACCTGACTACCGTTGTAAACAGCGCCACTCAAGCGTGGAAGGCCAACGAAGCTAATATGCGGGCTGCCGGTGACTATGCCGGTGCTGCTAAGGCTAAGTATGAGGGCCTGGGTAATGCTATCAGTGCTCAACGTGACAAGATTGAAGCCCTTGAGCGTAAGCAGTCTGAGATGAATAACGTCGACCAGAAGACTGCTGACCAGTACCTTGAACTTCGGTCAAAGCTTAATGAGTATCGTGAAGAGATGGATAAGCTCGACACTACGACTGAAAAAGGTCAGGCGCGGTATAAAGAGCTTAATGAAGCTATCACGCGGACTAAGCAACAGCTTGATAGTCTTGACACTGGTACCGTTAAGTCTGCCGAACAATTTCTAAAATACGGCCAGGAAGTTGACCGGGCGAAGGCTAAGTTAGCAAGTTTACAAGCTCAACAACAACGTGCAGCTCAACAGGTTGATCTAGAAAATAGCGGGATTATCCGACTAAACGCTACTATGCGAGCTCAGGGTGCACTGGCTTCTGCTACTGCTGAACGTCTTCGCTCAGAAGGACAGAACTACCAAGCGATGACCGTAGAGATTAATAACCTGCGGTCTCGTCTGGACACCTTGCGGACGATTCAGCGTTCGGAAGTTCAATTGCTTGATTCTACTAGGTCACGAATGGGTGAAACGTCTACGGAGTATTTGAAGCAGGCGGCTCGGGTGCAAGACCTGGGAACTAAGATCCAGAATACTCGTAGCCAGATCAATCAACTGAACGAAACCATGCGGCGGACACCGACTGGTTGGTTAGGCAACCTATCTGCACGCTTGGATAGCATTTCTGGTCAGGCTAATCGGGTATCAACCACGTTTGGGCGCATCTTCGGAGCTACGGTAGCGGCTAATCTTTTTACCAATGCCTTAGGTTCTATAAGTGCTCGAATGGGCGACCTGATTCGTTCCGGTGTGGAATACAATGTTGAACAGAACAAGATGCTGGCAACGTGGACGACTTTAACCGGTTCTGCTGGTAAAGCTGATCCAATGATTGGCTCCATCAACAAGATGGCGCAGGCTACGGGTCAAAACGTTGATGTTGTTAACGAACTTGAGCAAGGTTTCTACCACCTGAATTCTAGTAAGTCGCAGGCCGATGGTATGACCAGTTCCTTGCTTAACATGGCTGATGCCGTCGGTTTGAACGGCGAACAGATTAAGGCCGTCGAACAAGATATGGTTCACGGTATGGCTACTGGTAAAATCACCCAGGGTGAATTGAACCAGATTGGCCAATACTTCCCAATGATTGACGAAGCGATGGCAAAACATTTCCACACAACGGTTGCGGGAATGCGTCAAATGGCCAAAGCCGGCAAGATCACTTCAAAGGACTTGCAGGATGTCTTTGAATCACTAGGGAACGGCAAGTACAAGAAAGCTGCCGAGAATATGATGAACTCATATTTCGGTGTTTTCCGTACCATTCGAGCTCGTACCCCTCAACTGATTGGTGACGTTACTCGTCCATTTATGAAGATCAGTAACCCGTTCTTACAATCAGTAAGAAAATGGGTAAACGACAAGTCAACTGATACTGAATTTCAACGTTTAGGCAATCAGATGGCCAGGTCGATGAATCAAATCATCAAAGCATTCGGTGGTAATAACGTTAGTGCTACTAAACTTATGGATAATGCTATTCGTAACTTGACTAGTGGTGTTCGTCAGTTTGGCGACATTGTTGCCGCTCACCATACTCAAATTGCTAATTTCTTTAGGGCCTTTAAGACTGGTTCAGCTGCCCAGGCTAAGCTGTTTATTGCGGTGTTTGCCGACCTATCCAAAGTGCTGCTACCTGTTTTAAACTTAATGGCTCGGTTCCCGAAAACTAGTGCTGCTTTAATCACTAGCATGATTTTAGCTTCACGAGCCGTACGGACACTGCAAGCTGGTATCAAGGGCTTTGAAACACTGAAAGTCGCTAGTCAGGCAATTCGAGCATTCTCTGGCCACTTGCGTAATATTCCAACACGGAAGATTACACGGATTCAGGTTGATGGTGCAGAATCCACACGTGACTTGCAAGCCTACAGTAATCGCCTTGATCGTGTGCCTAAGCAAAAATCAACGCGAGTTACTGCTGAGACTACGCAAGCTAATCAGCGGCTTAACAGCGTTGAACGAAAAGCTCAACGGGTGCCGAAAAATGTCAATGTCCGTGCTACTGCTAATACAGCACAAGCAACGACTAATCTGACACGGCTTGGTGCTCGTTCGATGGCCAGTGGAACAAATGCAATGCGTGGTATGACACTGGTTGCCCGAGGAGCTACTGTTGCACGCGCTGGTCTCTCTTTGATTGGTGGACCAGCTGGTGCTTTATCCCTGGTAGTTATGGGATTTCAAGCTTTGTATCAACACAACGCAAAATTTCGGCGATTCTGCAACCGTATTGCTGCTGGTGCTCGTTCGATGGCCGGTAAAGTCGGCCGTTGGTTTGGTAACATGGCCAGAACGGCTGGACGACATATTTCTACTATGACTCGTAGTTGGCAACGGGGCCACCAAAACATGGTACGTCAGCAACAACGTTCCTCTCGCCAACAGGAACGGGCTAGTCGTCAAAAATGGAATCGTTTGGGTCGTAATACTCAACGCGGATTAAGCAATATCAGCCGTCGCCAGCAGCAGGCTGCTCGTCGTCAGACTCGGTTGCAAATTCAAGCGTCGCGTCAACAACAACGTGCTGTACAGCAAATGTGGAGGCGTATGGGGCGGACAATTCAGCAAGGCTGGAACCGTAGCCTACGCTTTGCGCGTCGTGGTATCCAACAGCAGCAACGGCTACATCAAAGACATACCAGATTAGTTGATCGATTGCATTCACGACTTTGGAGAAATTTAGGTCGCTACGTAACTCAGGGCTGGAACCGCAGTAACCGTTTGACCCGTCAAGGTGTTCGTCAGAAATTGGCACAGCACCGAACGATGTCTAGCCGGATTGCTCTGTTCAACTCAAACATGTGGAAGAATATTCTTGACACATCGACTAGCGGCACTGCTTCACATTTACAAATTCATAAAAATGGTTTAGCAAGCATTAATGGTGCCTGGACTAGTATGTGGAGTAGTTTAAGAGATTTCTTTGGTAAAATTTGGGATGCTATCAAAAACCTTGCTGAAGATGGTATGAATGCTGTAATTAGCGTTATAAATGGTGGAATTGGTGCCATTGATACTGTTTGGAATTTCTTTACCGGGCATGGTTCCGGTATTGGAAAACTAGGAAAGGTTCACTTTGCTCAAGGTGGTGTTGTCCACCGTTCCTTATCCGTTGTTAATGATGGTCCCGGCAGTAACTGGAAAGAGCTTATGCAGTTTCCAGATGGTTCATGGGGGATGAGCCAGCAACGCAATGCAACGCTGATGCTCCCTGTTGGTACTCGTGTCTATAACGGTGATGAAACCAAAGGAATTATGAACGCCGCTGGCATTGAACACTATGCTGATGGTGGTGTCGTTGGTGTACAACACTTCGCTGGTGGCGGATTTGTTCGTAACCTTGAAAACTGGATTGGCCATTTTGGAGATGCAATGGGTGGCCTTGGTGAAAAATTCCGCTCTATGGAAGACTTCCTGGAAGAACCGATCCAGAAGATCAAGGGCGTTGTCCAAAATGCTGTTGGTGGTGACTACTCACAAATTGGTCACTGGGGTGAACTAGCTCACGGTGAATGGAACAAGATCACTGATAACATGGAGCACTGGGTTCGTCATACAATCACGGATTTCCTGTATTCCTTTGAAAACAAGGCTCTTTCGCAAGACATGATGCGGGCCGCTGCTACTATCAACAAGGTCAAACCGTCAGACGGCTTCTTTGGTATGCTGTGGCAAGTAATCATGAGTGAATCTGGCGGACGTAATGTTGTTCAGCAAGTTCATGATGTTAACTCCGGCGGTAATGAGGCTGCCGGTATTTTGCAGTACACACCTGGTACCTTTGCCAAGTATGCACTGCCTGGTCACGGTAATCGGATGAATGCCTTTGATGAACTACTAGCCTTCTTCAACAACACGGACTGGTTGGCTTCCATCGGCTCAACGATCATTCGTGGTGTCTCTAAAATCGACTGGTTGCATTCTGGACCGCAGGGTGGTCGCCGTGATAGTTTCTGGCCACACTTTGCTGAAGGCGGTTTGGCTACTCAGCCATCTGTTTTTGGTGAAGCAGGGGCTGAAATGGCGATTCCACTTGACTCAATGAAGTCCAGCCGGGCATGGCAGCTTATGAAGCAGGTGGTCAATTACTACGCTGGCACTGAAAATACGTCAAGCAATTCTTCTTCTCCTGCTGATTTGACGAAGCTGGAGAAAAAGTTTGACGCTTTGCTGGCACAGAACCAGACGATGCTTAGTCTAATTGACAAACTGATTGGTGTCACTGATTCAGCTAATAACCCAACCCGCCGTTATCGTCGTGAAGCTCGTGACATTAGTCTTGCACAAGCTCAATCATTTAGAAATTAG
- a CDS encoding phage tail domain-containing protein has product MAGKDLKLDNIRYNWPKLFIKPPEGDEIDAEDITSGLRFLDDDSDAVLTNTYANDAIMDGQAYSYSQVGMNTINSRFVLHYGDWYDYKMKKHEIARFFMQKGLYRIRTDAEPGIVKFVRAGNFTIKNPEDRSHYIQFTIPWENPSGVKWSLPYSDDLMEYDQDLWQYGMNLPNGIDLHYHYVNTHNFDIYNASDIDIDPVERYPLQIIVTGFHGKFDMVNETTGDEIVYTEPLEPEDKLVWDNLSVYKNGELDNGSSNLAWIRLKRGWNHFKIYGYDNVDIRFHFRFVYLN; this is encoded by the coding sequence TTGGCTGGAAAAGATTTAAAACTTGATAATATCAGATATAACTGGCCAAAATTGTTTATCAAGCCTCCAGAAGGCGATGAAATTGATGCTGAGGATATCACCAGCGGACTACGTTTCCTTGATGATGATTCAGATGCAGTGCTAACTAATACTTATGCTAACGATGCGATTATGGACGGTCAGGCGTACTCATACTCACAAGTGGGGATGAATACGATCAATAGCCGCTTTGTCTTGCACTATGGTGATTGGTATGACTACAAAATGAAGAAACACGAAATTGCTCGCTTCTTCATGCAAAAGGGGTTGTATCGAATTCGTACTGATGCAGAGCCTGGAATTGTAAAGTTTGTCCGTGCAGGAAATTTTACGATTAAGAATCCGGAAGACCGTAGCCATTACATTCAATTCACTATTCCGTGGGAAAACCCTAGTGGTGTGAAATGGTCACTACCTTACAGTGATGATTTAATGGAATACGATCAAGACCTGTGGCAATACGGGATGAACCTACCGAATGGTATTGACTTGCATTATCACTACGTCAATACGCATAATTTCGATATCTATAATGCGAGTGACATTGATATTGACCCGGTTGAGCGGTACCCACTACAAATTATCGTGACCGGTTTCCATGGAAAATTTGACATGGTCAACGAAACCACCGGTGATGAAATCGTGTACACTGAACCGCTTGAACCAGAAGACAAATTAGTCTGGGATAACCTGTCAGTTTACAAGAATGGTGAACTCGACAACGGCTCATCTAACCTGGCTTGGATTCGCTTAAAACGGGGGTGGAACCACTTTAAAATCTACGGTTATGACAACGTGGATATCCGGTTCCATTTCCGCTTTGTTTATTTGAATTAA